In the genome of Theropithecus gelada isolate Dixy chromosome 19, Tgel_1.0, whole genome shotgun sequence, the window TTGTGGTGAGGGTGAAATGTGCTAATGAGGGGTCCTGGTTATCTCTTGCTCAGGGGGCTCTGCCCTTTGATGACGACAACCTCCGCCAGCTGCTGGAGAAGGTGAAACGGGGCGTCTTCCACATGCCCCACTTCATTCCTCCAGACTGCCAGAGCCTCCTGAGGGGCATGATCGAAGTGGAGCCCGAGAAAAGGCTCAGTGTGAGTTGTGGGGGCACTGGCGGAGGGGGGAACAGTGGCCGATGAAGAGAGAACCCCTAGAAAAGTCATGGGGGAGACCCAGCTTGGGTTTCTGGAACCTGCCCATCAGCCCCCAGGGTGACTGGGATCGCCAGCTGAGCCGCAACCCAAGGTCCAGCAAAGTGCCGCTCCAAACTGGGGAGGGGGCTACGCAAGACTGGAGCGGGGCGTCCCAGGCAGCAGGGGGGGCGCAGGACTAAGACACAGGATGCCACTGCGCATGCGGCAAAGTAATGCGGCCGGGCCGGGTACACGGAGACTGCGCGTGCGCGGGACGATGCACTCAGTCGCCACTAGAGGGCGACGTCATATGTCATCCTGCCCCCAGTGGGGTGGGCGGGGAGACGATCAGGGACCCCAAAACCGCCCCAGTCAACTTTCTTTGCGCGCCTACATGTGCGTGCGACCTCACTTCTGCTTCTCTACGACTCACCACCCTCACAGCTGGAGCAAATTCAGAAACATCCTTGGTACCTGTGAGTATGGGGTAACTGGGCTGTTGGGTCTCTGGCGGAAGTAGGAGTAGGGGCCAAAGTAGTAGAGGCGGCTGGGAGGGGTGGGATGCCAGGGCTCCTGAGTGGCAAGGGGCTAGGGACTCGGACTTATGGGCCCTGGGGAAGAAGACACAGCTGGAGAAGGAGTCTAGAGGTCAGAGGGAGGAGGGGCGAAGCTTGGGTCCAGGACTCCCGAGTTTGAGGGAAAAAGGGactggggtctggactcctggatccgagggaggaggggctgggggcctggactacTGGGTCTGaaagaggggctgggggcctggactacTGGGTCTGaaagaggggctgggggcctggactactgggtctgagggaggaggggactgGGGGTCTGGATCCCtcggtctgagggaggagggagctgggTGCCTGGACTCCTGGATccgagggaggaggggctgggggcctggactacTGGGTCtgaaggaggggctgggggtctggactcctggatCTGAGAGGGGGGGTCTCGATTCCTGGGTATGAGAGAGAAGGGGCCGGGGCCTGGACTCAGATTTCGGGGTCTGGAACCCTTGAGTCTAGAATGAAGAATGCTGAATCTCAGAAGCCTGGTTCCCAATGGTGTTTCTCCTCTTTCGCAGAGGCGGGAAACACGAGCCAGACCCGTGCCTGGAGCCAGCCCCAGGCCGCCGGGTAGCCATGCGGAGCCTGCCATCCAATGGAGAGCTAGATCCCGACGTCCTGGAGAGCATGGCGTCCCTGGGCTGCTTCAGGGACCGCGAGAGGCTGCATCGCGAGCTGCGCAGTGAGGAGTAAGACCCCGAGACCCCTGCACCCATGTACCCATGTGGGGCGAGCTGCAGCAGTGCCCTGCGCACATGCAGAGCGCTGGCCAAGGCACCCTGGCCTCTTGTGGGGCGTGGTTTGAAGCTCCCGCCTGGGAGTGATGGAACCAGCTGGAAAACGACCCAGAAACACGCTGAGAAAGTATTAATAGATGCTGCCACATAGTACTTACATAGACATAGTAGTTACAAATAGTACGTGCCTGGATGTTAGGTGTTACAGTGTTGTTATAATTGAGTGAAACACAGCTGAGATGTACCCTAAACCAGAGAAACTGGCCATACTGACACCTAGAAAAAGGAATACGGGGAGCAGAGGAGACCTCCTCTGAGCATTGATTTCCGACCTCAGCCCTCTTCTACCTCTTTCCACCTTTCCCACCCCCGCCTTAGGGAGAACCAAGAAAAGATGATATATTATCTGCTTTTGGATCGGAAGGAGCGGTATCCCAGCTGTGAGGACCAGGACCTGCCTCCCCGGAATGATGTTGGTGAGAAGGCAGGGCTGGGGGACCAGACACCTGGGTCTCGAGAGGGGAAGAGGCTGGGTACCAGGACCCCAGATTCCCAAGGAAAGAAGGGGCTGCAGGCTCTGAGCTTCCAGGTTTAGACTGCTTGACTTGCTCTTTGACATTTATCAAAACCCCTGTCCACTCTAGGCCTGTTTCACCATCTGTGCAGTTTCCAAGGCAGTTGTAAGTGTGCACAGCTGGGTGAAACCATCTCTTGATTGGGTTGAAACCGTTGTCCCTCAGACCCACCCCGGAAGCGCGTGGATTCCCCCATGCTGAGCCGTCACGGGAAGCGGCGGCCAGAGCGGAAGTCCATGGAAGTCCTGAGCATCACCgatgccgggggtggtggctcccCTGTACCCACCCGACGGGCCTTGGAGATGGCCCAGCACAGCCAGAGGTGGGAGCCCCTGTCCCTCCAGGCGGATCCACAATCCCTGGGTCTCGGAGTTCAAGATTCTAACCCCAGCTCTACCTCAAATGTGCTGTGTCCTTGGGACAATTCACCtcccctttctgggcctcattTCCTCACCTGGAAGGATTGTAGAAGTGAGGGAACATCTGTGGTTTTTGAAACCCtcccatctgattttttttttttttaatctatcctGGAAACAGATCCCGTAGCGTCAGTGGAGCCTCCACGGGTCTGTCCTCCAGCCCTCTAAGCAGCCCAAGGGTAAGGCCAGGTCCCCAGTGGGATTTAAGAAGGAGAAAGGGGTGGAGACATGGAGCAAAGATTGAGTAGCAGAAACTACAATTCCTGTGCAGTCTTGAGACTTGCTTCCTTGTCCCTGGAGGGCCAAAGACCCAAGGCCTCCAAAGTATTTTGGTCCATTGGCCATTTCTGCCTCCTTAGGATTGCATGCCTGAAGGGATTTTACAGAAGTTagttgagtgcctgctgtgtacTAGTTTCTGCACGGCTGGGTTTTCAGCCCACAGCATGATAGAAAGTCTTTTGTCATCCTTGCACTGGTGCCTGGGAAGGAGGATAGTTGGACTACAAGTTCCAGCATGCACCGGGCCAGCCtccgtgagtgtgtgtgtgtctcctagCGCCTCCTGGGAGTTGTGGTCCCCTCGCTCATCTCAGTCTCCTCTCCTCTGCAGAGTCCGGTCTTTTCCTTTTCACCGGAGCCTGGGGCTGGAGATGAGGCCCGAGGCGGGGGCTCCCCGACTTCCAAAACGCAGACGCTGCCTTCTCGGGGCCCCAGGGGTGGGGGCGCCGGGgagcagcccccaccccccagTGCCCGCTCCACACCCCTGCCCGGCCCCCCAGGCTCCCCGCGCTCCTCTGGCGGAACCCCCTTGCACTCGCCTCTGCACACGCCCCGGGCCAGTCCCACTGGGACCCCGGGGACAACACCACCCCCCAGCCCCGGCGGTGGCGTCGGGGGAGCCGCCTGGAGGAGTCGTCTCAACTCCATCCGCAACAGCTTCCTGGGCTCCCCTCGCTTTCACCGGCGCAAGATGCAGGGTATGGGGGCAGGAACTGCTGAGTCCTAATGTGTGGAGAGGGCTAGGGGCTAAAAATCTGGTCCCAGGGATGTCCCTCTGGCATGTCTAGAGAGGAAGGGCCTGGGGGCCTGGATTCCCACGTTCTAGAGAAGAGGGGGTTTGGAGCAGAGGTGCACCTGTTGGGGGGAGAGGTGGGTCCTCTAGTTCTGGAGGAGGACCCCGATTGAAGGGCACGCCCCTCTGGGGCTCTGGATCACCTCCCATTGGCCCGTGGTTTGTGAGCCCCGTCCAGGAGGGATGGCTTGGCTGAGGCTGCAACTCCAGGCTCTGGAACCCTGGGAGGGGGTGAGTGCAGGCCTGTGTGCTGGCAACTGGGACGGTGGACAGGTGTTGACCACGTTCTCTGCCTTCCCTCTACCAGTCCCTACCGCTGAGGAGATGTCCAGCTTGACGCCAGAGTCCTCCCCGGAGTGAGTCTAACAGGGAAGGAAAGAGTGGGGATGCAGGAGATTCATGCCCTTGGCGCCTTCCTAACCCTCCTCCAAACCATCCCCTCCCACTCAGGCTGGCAAAACGCTCCTGGTTCGGGAACTTCATCTCCTTGGACAAAGAAGAACAAATATTCCTCGTGCTAAAAGACAAACCTCTCAGCAGCATCAAAGCAGACATCGTCCATGCCTTTCTGTCGGTGAGGAGCCTGGGTCCCCGTCGATCCTGGCCACCGCAGAACTACAAGTCCCAGTTAACCACCTTAGCATAGGCCTGGCTTCCTCCTGGGGCTCCTGGGATTTGTAGTTTTATGGCCAGAGCTGGGTAGAAGTCTGTAGGCAGGAAAGATTTATCATGGCCAGAGGCCTGGAATTGGGGAGATAGGATCCTGAATTGCACTGTCCCCAAGGATTGTTGAGTTCCCATTCCCCTACTGCGAGCTTTGAAACTAGCGAAAGAAACTTCCCAGGCAATTTTAAGGCTGCCCCATTGCTGGTCTGTGGTTTTTTGCCTAGAGGCTGATGGGACTTAGAGTTTCTGTGACAGATATGGCTTATGGGAAGCATTTGTAAAAGGAGCAAGCAGTGTTTCATGTGGTCTTGGAGTCTGAGGCTGTCACCTGGCTATCAGAGTCCTCGTGACATTAGGATTGGGTTGTCCAGCCATTCCTCCATTACTCGCTGATAGGATAGAAAAAGCTACAAGTCCTTGCAGGCAGTGGGGCCTCCCAGTGCATTTCCTGTCCTTCTTTCCCTCCAGTGGCTCGTGGGACTTGTAGTTCCTTGGCCACAGCTGGTTGCGGGGCTGGGTATCCGTTCCCTGGGCTCACCCCTTCCTGTGTTCCCACCTCGCTCAGATCCCCAGCCTGAGTCACAGTGTGCTGTCACAGACCAGCTTCAGGGCCGAGTACAAGGCCAGTGGCGGCCCCTCTGTCTTCCAAAAGCCAGTCCGCTTCCAGGTGGACATCAGCTCCTCTGAGGGTCCAGAGCCCTCCCCGCGACGGGACGGCAGTGGAGGCGGCGGCATCTACTCCGTCACCTTCACTCTCATCTCGGGTGAGTCTCTTGGCTAGGCTGCCCTCAGCCCAGAGCTGGGACCGTTCATGACAGCTCAGATAGTGTAGGAGCCCAGGAGCGCAGCTACAAGAGGAGGAGATGGCGTTCAGCTGGGGCTGACTCTCTGTGCTCCTCCTCCCCACACAGACCCCCCCACAACCCCATCCTCTATTTCCCCAGTCTCATCAGCATTTCCCCGGCATTTACAGTGTAAATAATGAATGCATGATCTCCTTGAAGCTTCCAAGCAGCCTCTGAGGTGTTAGTAatcacccattttacagaggagaaaactgagtcaTAGGGAGGTCAATGGACTTGGCCAGAGTCACACAATACACTGTGGCACAGCTGCAGCCCAACCCAGGCCTCTCGACTTCAGAGGAGAGAGCCCTGCTCTTCCTATTACTTTACGATGGTAGAGCCAAAGCGTGAAGACACAGCACATTGCTGTCTAATATCAGTCGGCCCAGAGCAGACATCACCAGTTGATGGCAGTGCTTATTCCTGCTAAGCTCAGTGGCAGCCTCAGAAACTTTTAACTCCAGCAATAGTATCTATTTGAATAGAAACCAACACCTGTTATTTGAAGTTGAAGGTACGTGAGTTTGACTGTGTTCCTTAAATAGCAGCACAGACCCATTTGCAAACCATGGATTGATGTGGCCCCAGCGGAGCAGGGGAGATGGAGATGCAGAGTGGGAGGGTGGTTTGCTTGGTGGAGGGACtgggttctgcaggctgggacGGCCTTCCCGGTCCTGGACCCCCAGTCAGTGTTTTTCTGCCCGCCTGTCCCTCCAGGTCCCAGCCGTCGGTTCAAGCGAGTGGTGGAGACCATCCAGGCACAGCTCCTGAGCACGCATGACCAGCCCTCCGTGCAGGCCCTGGCAGGTGGGGGACGGGGGCTGTGGGTGGTGGGGGCCGTGGGTGGAGGGGGCCGTGGGGGGTGGGGGCCGTGGGGGGTGGGGGCCGTGGGTGGTGGGGACCGTGGGTGGTGGGAAGAGGTCCAGCATGAGCAGGTGCTCTGGGGTTTGGTTTGCAGAGGAGGCCCAGCTAGTGGGCTCCTTCACCATTGTCATAGCTGAGGTCTCATCTGCTGAGTTGTGAGCAGGTTCCCCGAGAGGCTGGGGCCTGAGGAGGGTCTCCCTAGCAACCTGAGGACTGGCTCCCAGGGGTCCCTAAGAAGACGACAGGCTCTGTGTTGGGGGTCGTGGAACATCCTGCCAACAGAGGTTCTGGACCTCTGTCCGGGAGGAGGGTGACCCACCATCCTGGTTTGCTTGGGACTGAAGGGTGTTTCTGGGATGCAGGGCTTTGAGTCTAAACCCAGGACAAATTGGCCACTCTCTGCAGGTCTCAGACATCACCTCAGTCTGGGGCTGGGGCCGAATGGTCCCTAGCAATCAGAATTCTAAGCTGAGTTCACGAGAATGTGCAAGATCTTGCTCTGGGGGATCCGGCCTTCCCGGGCTCCCAGTCCTGGTTATCAAAGACTCAAATCCTCTAGCAATCAGGGCACAGCAGAGGTTCGTTGTAAAGGTGTCTTAGCATGTTCAGGCTGCAATAAGAAAATACCGTacactgggtaacttacaaacaacagaaatttattgctgacaattctggaggctgggaagtccaagatcaagccgCCAGCAgctttggtgtctggtgagagctgcTTCCTGGGTCACAGACAGCACGTTTGTGCTGTGTCTTCGCATAGCAGAAGGGGCAAGGGAAGTGTCCGGGGCCTCCTTcctaaggacactaatcccattcatgaaagccccaccctcggccgggcgcggtggctcacgcctgtaatcccagcactttgggaggccgaggcgggcggatcacaaggtcaggagatcgagaccacggtgaaacctcgtctctactaaaaatacaaaaaaattagccgggcgcggttgtgggcgcctgtagtcccagctactcgggaggctgaggcaggagaatggcgggaacctgggaggcggagcttgcagtgagctgagatccggccactgcactccagcctgggcgacagagcgagactccgtctcacaaaaaaaaaaaaaaaaaagaaagccccaccctcatgacctaatcacctcccaactTGACCGCCTAATACCATCTCCCTGGGGTTGGGTTTTGGCACACAAATTTGGGAGGATGCCGTGTTCAGTCCACAGCATGGGGTGCGCCCACCCAAGCAACCAGAGGTAGTCAGAATTCTCGAGGGAAGAAAGCGCCAGCCCCGGAAATCAGCCCTCATTCCTGAGACCACGGCAGTCCCTCCCCTAGGAACAAGGTCGCGGGGGACGCGGTGAAACAGCGTACGGGGCCCCATTGCAGGGCACGTGGACAGCCGTCTGCTCTGAGGGGAGTCAGGCAGCATCAGCCTTATGGGGCCCAGGCCTCTTCCTGGACCCCGGACCCCTGTCGAAGGGAAACAGGGCCCAGTGTTGAGGCCAGCGGCCAGGGCAGCTTTGGCCTTGTCACCAGAAACTCTGAGTGCCAGGGTCAGGTCTTTGGCTCTGCAGCCATGCTTCTCAACTTGGGGAGCTGGTTTCGCCCCTGTGTGTTTACTTTGGCTGCCATCAACAAATGACACAGCCTCGGGAGCTGAAACAACACAAGTGGTGATTATTGTACAGTCCTGGAGGTCAGACGTCCAACCCAGTCTCCGCAGGCTAACACAGGGTGCCTGGAGGGCTGCGCTCCCTCCGGGAGGCTCTCGGGCAGAGTCTGTTTCCTTGTGGGTTCTAGTTCCTTGATGCTGCCCACACTCCTCTGGTTaaggccccttcctccatcttcaaagccagagaCGCCATATTTCCCTCTGACCGAACTTAGCTGGGAAAAGGTGACTCGGTGGGACCTGCACAGATCCTCCAAGATAACTCCCCACCTCACGGTCCCTAACCTTCCCCACAGCACAAGGTCTCTTCTGCTCTGTCAGGGAACATATCACAAGTTCTCGGTACTTGCATGTGGACATCTTCGGAGGGGGCCGTTACTCAGCCTAGCACAACCCCCCAgggacatttagcaatgtctggagatgcTTTTCCTCATCTCAAATGGGGAAAGCAGGGGGATGCCAGTGGCCTCttgtgggtggaggccagggatgctgcagaACATCCTACAGTTCACAGAACGGCCCCCCACGACCGCTGGGTCCCAAATGGCAGTCATGCTGAGGTGCAGAAACCCTCCTCTCATGGTTGCTAGGGGCAACCAGAAAGCAAATTAGGTCCGACTGGACCCCATTGCCAAGGAAAGCTGGCCTCAGCAACCAGGGGTCTCAAAAGGGGCACACCCTCGAAGATGTAGGACTAACAGGCACCCCGGGGGCTCAGCCACCCGTCTCATAAAGGAGAATGGAGCAGGGGGGCCAGGCCTCCAAGTTATAGTGGTTGCTATGACAAGCCccccagttgtttttttttttgagacggagtctcactctgtcgcccaggctggagtgcagtggcgcgatctccgctcactgcaagctccgcctcccgggttcacgccattctcctgcctcagcctcccgagtagctgggactacaggcgcccacaaccgtgcccggctaattttttgtatttttggtagagacggggtttcaccgtggtctcgatctcctgaccttgtgatccgcctgcctcggcctcccaaagtgctgggattacaggcgtgagccaccgcgcccggccagtttttgttttttgagacagagtctcgctctgtcgcccagactggagtgcagtggcgcgatctccgctcactgcaacttccacctcccaggtttcaagtgattctcccacctcagcctcccgagtagctgggattacaggtgcccgccaccacacctggctaatttttgtatttttagtagagatggggtttcaccatgttggccaggctggtctcaaactcctgacctcaaatgatctgcccgcctcggcctcccaaagtgctgggattacaggcgtgagccaccacgcccagccaccccctcaggtttttttttgttttttgtttttttttgagacagagtctcgctcgtcgcccaggctggagtgcagtggcgcaatctcaggtcactgcaagctccgcctcccaggttcacatcattctcctgcctcagcctctcgagtagctgggaccacaggcgcccgccaccacaccctgctttttttgtatttttagtcgagacggggtttcaccatgttagccaggatggtctccatctcctgaccttgtgatccgcccgtcttggcctcccaaagtgctgggattacagatgtgagccaccacgcccggccccctcagtttgtcttaaaagaaaaacaaggtctCTGCCAGGGGACCTCAGGTAACATGCTGGGTCCCATGGAAATTGCTAGAGACCACCCAGCAACCAGTGTTTCCACCCCAGTCCCCAAGAGGAGGTGGCCTCAGGACCCAGGAGAGAGTGACCTGAGTCAGGCTGGCCCAGCATGAGGGGCCTGAGACCCCCGCCACCAGGAGGCTCCCTTGAGCCCAGTTCTGTGGAACATTTCTCTCTAACAACCAGGGTAGGAGTCGGGGGCCCCCTGGCTATGAACTTTGAGCACTGCCCTGGCGAGCTGTTTCTTAACAAATAGTATCAGAACCAGAATCTGAGAGTCTCCTAAAGTCAGGCCCAGCCCAGGTCTCCCTTGGACTAACCTGGCCCCAGGGTTGCGGGGGCATAGAGTGCAGCC includes:
- the BRSK1 gene encoding serine/threonine-protein kinase BRSK1 isoform X1; the protein is MSSGAKEGGGGSPAYHLPHPHPHPPQHAQYVGPYRLEKTLGKGQTGLVKLGVHCITGQKVAIKIVNREKLSESVLMKVEREIAILKLIEHPHVLKLHDVYENKKYLYLVLEHVSGGELFDYLVKKGRLTPKEARKFFRQIVSALDFCHSYSICHRDLKPENLLLDEKNNIRIADFGMASLQVGDSLLETSCGSPHYACPEVIKGEKYDGRRADMWSCGVILFALLVGALPFDDDNLRQLLEKVKRGVFHMPHFIPPDCQSLLRGMIEVEPEKRLSLEQIQKHPWYLGGKHEPDPCLEPAPGRRVAMRSLPSNGELDPDVLESMASLGCFRDRERLHRELRSEEENQEKMIYYLLLDRKERYPSCEDQDLPPRNDVDPPRKRVDSPMLSRHGKRRPERKSMEVLSITDAGGGGSPVPTRRALEMAQHSQRSRSVSGASTGLSSSPLSSPRSPVFSFSPEPGAGDEARGGGSPTSKTQTLPSRGPRGGGAGEQPPPPSARSTPLPGPPGSPRSSGGTPLHSPLHTPRASPTGTPGTTPPPSPGGGVGGAAWRSRLNSIRNSFLGSPRFHRRKMQVPTAEEMSSLTPESSPELAKRSWFGNFISLDKEEQIFLVLKDKPLSSIKADIVHAFLSIPSLSHSVLSQTSFRAEYKASGGPSVFQKPVRFQVDISSSEGPEPSPRRDGSGGGGIYSVTFTLISGPSRRFKRVVETIQAQLLSTHDQPSVQALADEKNGAQTRPAGAPPRSLQPPPGRPDPELSSSPRRGPPKDKKLLATNGTPLP
- the BRSK1 gene encoding serine/threonine-protein kinase BRSK1 isoform X2; its protein translation is MKVEREIAILKLIEHPHVLKLHDVYENKKYLYLVLEHVSGGELFDYLVKKGRLTPKEARKFFRQIVSALDFCHSYSICHRDLKPENLLLDEKNNIRIADFGMASLQVGDSLLETSCGSPHYACPEVIKGEKYDGRRADMWSCGVILFALLVGALPFDDDNLRQLLEKVKRGVFHMPHFIPPDCQSLLRGMIEVEPEKRLSLEQIQKHPWYLGGKHEPDPCLEPAPGRRVAMRSLPSNGELDPDVLESMASLGCFRDRERLHRELRSEEENQEKMIYYLLLDRKERYPSCEDQDLPPRNDVDPPRKRVDSPMLSRHGKRRPERKSMEVLSITDAGGGGSPVPTRRALEMAQHSQRSRSVSGASTGLSSSPLSSPRSPVFSFSPEPGAGDEARGGGSPTSKTQTLPSRGPRGGGAGEQPPPPSARSTPLPGPPGSPRSSGGTPLHSPLHTPRASPTGTPGTTPPPSPGGGVGGAAWRSRLNSIRNSFLGSPRFHRRKMQVPTAEEMSSLTPESSPELAKRSWFGNFISLDKEEQIFLVLKDKPLSSIKADIVHAFLSIPSLSHSVLSQTSFRAEYKASGGPSVFQKPVRFQVDISSSEGPEPSPRRDGSGGGGIYSVTFTLISGPSRRFKRVVETIQAQLLSTHDQPSVQALADEKNGAQTRPAGAPPRSLQPPPGRPDPELSSSPRRGPPKDKKLLATNGTPLP